Proteins encoded in a region of the Haloglomus salinum genome:
- a CDS encoding ABC transporter permease encodes MRGVVARRDLTSLTREKTIVLALLIQLFVAAFSSFLVVGLTSLYDPSAVQGKVTVGVTGEAADVVAAAGAGREGLSAVRYDTRDDALAAFEANQVDALVAAERYADESGGTRVRIEATAPANSFRGTLIVAQLRETLEALERQERQERAAYLDAPVIPLPGEVSASPYFGFSYTVLVPLLLFLPVFIAGSVAVDIVTEEIERGTLELLQVAPLSLTAIADGKALGAVFLGPAQALLWMALLTLNGITVANLPGLLVLTAGLSLALVAVGIGLGLVVRERQRAQLLYSLGVLGAFAGAALLPEHPATTAALLAIDSPGEFSRLLVVLYLVAGVAVALGVRSFVTRIDAEGL; translated from the coding sequence ATGCGGGGCGTGGTCGCCAGGCGTGACCTCACTTCGCTCACCCGCGAGAAGACCATCGTCCTGGCGCTGCTCATCCAGCTGTTCGTCGCCGCGTTCTCCTCGTTCCTCGTCGTCGGGCTCACGTCGCTGTACGACCCGTCGGCGGTGCAGGGCAAGGTGACCGTCGGGGTGACCGGCGAGGCGGCCGACGTGGTCGCCGCCGCCGGGGCCGGTCGCGAGGGACTCTCGGCTGTCCGGTACGACACGCGGGACGACGCCCTCGCGGCGTTCGAGGCGAACCAGGTCGACGCGCTCGTCGCCGCCGAGCGGTACGCGGACGAGAGCGGCGGCACCCGCGTCCGCATCGAGGCGACAGCGCCCGCCAACAGCTTCCGTGGGACGCTCATCGTCGCTCAGTTACGTGAGACGCTGGAGGCGCTCGAACGCCAGGAGCGCCAGGAACGCGCCGCGTATCTCGACGCACCCGTGATTCCGCTCCCGGGCGAGGTGAGCGCGAGCCCCTACTTCGGGTTCTCGTACACCGTGCTCGTCCCGCTGTTGCTGTTCCTGCCCGTCTTCATCGCGGGCTCGGTCGCGGTCGACATCGTGACCGAGGAGATCGAACGGGGGACGCTCGAACTCCTGCAGGTCGCGCCCCTCTCCCTGACGGCCATCGCCGACGGGAAGGCGCTGGGCGCGGTGTTCCTGGGTCCGGCACAGGCGCTGCTGTGGATGGCGCTCCTGACGCTGAACGGCATCACCGTCGCGAACCTGCCGGGGCTGCTCGTGCTCACGGCGGGGCTCTCCCTGGCACTGGTCGCCGTCGGCATCGGGCTGGGGCTGGTGGTCCGGGAACGCCAGCGGGCCCAGTTGCTCTACTCCCTGGGCGTCCTCGGCGCGTTCGCCGGCGCGGCCCTGCTCCCCGAGCACCCAGCCACCACGGCCGCACTGCTGGCCATCGACTCGCCCGGCGAGTTCTCCCGGCTGCTGGTCGTGCTATATCTCGTCGCCGGCGTCGCCGTGGCCCTGGGGGTCCGCTCGTTCGTGACCCGCATCGACGCCGAGGGTCTGTAG
- a CDS encoding shikimate dehydrogenase, producing the protein MQVYGLLGNPVGHSLSPPMHEAGYEELGLDARYVTFEPAPDEFDDAVAGARALGVRGLNVTIPFKSDALAHPDVEADGLAERIGAVNTLDFGGDRITGHNTDAAGVTRAFEHHDVALEGAGVVVGAGGAGRAAAFALADAGVDVTIANRTESKATDLAAAVPGASGHPLDAVPDLLAGADLLVNATSVGMEEDTSPVPAEALHGDLAVLDAVYTPIETRLLRDAAAAGATTVDGAWMLLFQGVEAFELWTGEQAPVDAMNAALRGVL; encoded by the coding sequence ATGCAGGTGTACGGACTCCTCGGCAACCCGGTGGGGCACTCGCTGTCGCCGCCGATGCACGAGGCCGGCTACGAGGAACTGGGACTCGACGCCCGGTACGTCACGTTCGAACCCGCTCCTGACGAGTTCGATGACGCCGTCGCGGGTGCGCGGGCGCTGGGTGTGCGCGGCCTGAACGTCACCATCCCGTTCAAGAGCGACGCACTGGCTCACCCCGACGTCGAGGCCGACGGGCTCGCCGAGCGCATCGGCGCCGTGAACACGCTCGATTTCGGCGGCGACCGCATTACGGGGCACAACACCGACGCGGCCGGGGTCACGCGCGCGTTCGAGCATCACGATGTCGCCCTCGAGGGCGCGGGGGTCGTCGTGGGCGCGGGCGGGGCCGGGCGGGCGGCCGCGTTCGCGCTCGCCGATGCGGGCGTCGACGTGACCATCGCCAACCGCACGGAGTCGAAGGCCACCGACCTCGCCGCGGCGGTTCCGGGGGCGTCGGGTCACCCGCTCGACGCCGTGCCGGACCTCCTCGCGGGCGCGGACCTGCTGGTCAACGCCACCAGCGTCGGGATGGAGGAGGACACCAGTCCGGTGCCAGCCGAGGCGCTCCACGGTGACCTCGCGGTGCTCGACGCCGTCTATACACCCATCGAGACGCGGCTCCTCCGCGATGCGGCGGCGGCCGGTGCGACGACCGTCGACGGGGCGTGGATGCTCCTCTTCCAGGGGGTCGAGGCGTTCGAACTGTGGACCGGTGAGCAGGCCCCCGTCGACGCGATGAACGCGGCGCTGCGCGGGGTACTCTAG
- a CDS encoding helix-hairpin-helix domain-containing protein, which yields MTLFDSILSLLGLKSTDSDSRSESTDVTVEHDPDAENEAAVKGTDATASTGSITEEPPEDEGAAEPAEATDGTAGADHAGTEHEAAEPAEAAGPSDEPDTEAEPAPVDESPAGEPEVEADEEETTDGEAETADEETADEEAADAASTEDAAAAGTDAAASTGSVTEEPPEEGAAAEPAEAAGGISEEDDEHEAAEPAEAAGPVSEESDPAEESEGDDDDPVDTVSGIGPAYASQLADVGVETVAELAAADPAELAEETGISEKRLTRLVERAGERLD from the coding sequence ATGACGCTGTTCGACTCCATCCTGTCACTGCTGGGGCTGAAGTCGACGGACTCCGACAGCCGGTCGGAGTCGACCGACGTGACCGTCGAGCACGACCCCGACGCCGAGAACGAGGCGGCGGTGAAAGGCACCGACGCCACTGCTTCGACAGGGTCCATCACGGAGGAGCCCCCGGAGGACGAGGGGGCTGCGGAGCCGGCCGAGGCGACCGACGGGACCGCCGGGGCCGACCACGCCGGTACCGAGCACGAGGCCGCGGAGCCGGCCGAGGCCGCTGGTCCGTCCGACGAACCCGATACGGAGGCTGAGCCCGCGCCGGTCGACGAGAGCCCGGCGGGCGAACCCGAGGTCGAGGCCGACGAGGAGGAGACGACGGACGGAGAGGCGGAGACGGCAGACGAGGAGACGGCAGACGAGGAGGCGGCCGACGCCGCCAGCACCGAGGATGCGGCCGCGGCCGGCACGGACGCCGCGGCCTCCACCGGGAGCGTGACCGAGGAGCCCCCGGAGGAGGGTGCGGCCGCCGAACCCGCCGAGGCCGCGGGCGGTATCAGCGAGGAGGACGACGAGCACGAGGCCGCGGAGCCGGCCGAGGCCGCCGGTCCGGTGAGCGAGGAGTCCGACCCCGCCGAGGAGTCGGAGGGCGACGACGACGACCCGGTCGACACCGTGAGCGGTATCGGGCCGGCGTACGCCAGCCAGCTCGCGGACGTGGGTGTCGAGACGGTCGCGGAGCTGGCGGCCGCTGACCCGGCAGAGCTGGCCGAGGAGACGGGTATCTCAGAGAAACGGCTCACGCGGCTCGTCGAGCGCGCCGGGGAACGCCTGGACTGA
- a CDS encoding competence/damage-inducible protein A, which yields MRVAIVTVGDELLVGDTVNTNAAWLGRQLAERGVDVERATTVPDRVADIAGVVTEYRDRYDAVLVTGGLGPTHDDLTMDAVAAAFDVAVEESEVALDWLSESGYAHEDLATGTADIPAGARPLHNEEGVAPGCVIENVYVLPGVPAEMESMFESIAGQFVGSETYTAFVTADEPESALIDRFAELREQFDVQVGSYPGEHVRVKLQGPEERVVQEAAAWLRERVDVVEEAEGT from the coding sequence ATGCGCGTGGCCATCGTCACCGTCGGGGACGAGCTGCTGGTGGGCGACACGGTGAACACGAACGCGGCGTGGCTGGGCCGGCAGCTGGCCGAGCGTGGCGTCGATGTCGAGCGGGCGACGACCGTCCCCGACCGGGTGGCCGACATCGCGGGCGTGGTCACCGAGTACCGGGACCGGTACGACGCTGTCCTCGTCACGGGTGGACTCGGCCCGACCCACGACGACCTGACGATGGACGCCGTCGCGGCGGCGTTCGACGTGGCCGTCGAGGAGAGCGAGGTCGCGCTCGACTGGCTATCCGAGAGCGGCTACGCCCACGAGGACCTCGCGACGGGGACCGCGGACATCCCTGCCGGAGCCCGGCCGCTCCACAACGAGGAGGGCGTCGCGCCGGGCTGTGTCATCGAGAACGTCTACGTCCTCCCCGGCGTCCCGGCGGAGATGGAGTCGATGTTCGAGTCCATCGCCGGCCAGTTCGTCGGGAGCGAGACATACACGGCGTTCGTCACCGCCGACGAGCCCGAGAGCGCACTCATCGACCGATTCGCCGAGCTCCGCGAGCAGTTCGACGTCCAGGTCGGCTCCTACCCGGGCGAACACGTCCGGGTCAAGCTTCAGGGCCCCGAGGAACGCGTCGTGCAGGAGGCGGCCGCGTGGCTCCGCGAGCGGGTCGACGTCGTCGAGGAAGCCGAGGGGACGTGA
- a CDS encoding DUF5803 family protein, translated as MTGDVPDDGTNDGGAGPSPGSRRRLAAGVVLLGALLALGGCTSVFGPGSVQSGSLAEDPGGQYDWTADADGYIEVNKNNFTSVYAVGNRTTGSREAGENFTMGLYTRDALGTDQPVDPISLQFRYENGTVLRYQETDDGNANLVMLKDGETVDVPDSKLAVSKSRRRTTVRLPTNETGKLAFTTPKNGKQVATPTFVEGSYEMVLPEGARVGLPVLAQVQPTRTSAERVDGQVHVRWDSVTRARSVLVRYYLQRDLFLFGGLVALMLVLGTGGALYYYLQIRETVKRREEVGLDIDIEDDDGRDPPPGMG; from the coding sequence ATGACCGGAGACGTACCCGACGACGGGACGAACGACGGAGGCGCAGGCCCGTCACCGGGCAGTCGACGCCGTCTCGCGGCGGGTGTCGTGCTCCTCGGTGCACTCCTCGCGCTCGGTGGCTGTACCTCCGTGTTCGGCCCGGGCTCGGTCCAGTCCGGGTCGCTCGCAGAGGACCCGGGCGGCCAGTACGACTGGACGGCGGACGCCGACGGCTACATCGAGGTGAACAAGAACAACTTCACCTCCGTCTACGCCGTCGGCAACCGGACGACCGGGAGCCGGGAGGCGGGCGAGAACTTCACGATGGGGCTGTACACCCGCGACGCGCTCGGGACCGACCAGCCGGTCGACCCCATCTCGCTCCAGTTCCGGTACGAGAACGGCACCGTTCTCCGGTACCAGGAGACCGACGACGGGAACGCGAACCTCGTCATGCTGAAGGACGGCGAGACGGTCGACGTGCCGGACTCGAAGCTCGCGGTCTCGAAGTCACGCCGCCGGACGACGGTCCGGCTCCCGACCAACGAGACCGGGAAGCTGGCGTTCACCACGCCGAAGAACGGCAAGCAGGTGGCCACCCCGACGTTCGTCGAGGGCTCATACGAGATGGTCCTGCCCGAAGGTGCTCGCGTCGGCCTGCCCGTCCTGGCGCAGGTCCAGCCCACACGGACCAGCGCCGAGCGGGTCGACGGTCAGGTCCACGTCAGGTGGGACTCGGTCACGCGGGCCCGTTCCGTGCTGGTCCGCTACTACCTCCAGCGTGACCTCTTCCTGTTCGGCGGGCTGGTCGCACTGATGCTGGTGCTCGGCACGGGCGGGGCGCTCTACTACTACCTCCAGATCCGCGAGACCGTCAAACGCCGCGAGGAGGTCGGCCTCGACATCGACATCGAGGACGACGACGGGCGCGACCCGCCGCCGGGGATGGGGTAG
- a CDS encoding DUF2110 family protein produces MVVLATKLYVEGEARERALDSLRSQVDNTIGELDVESSLGIRDDDFPSVTISGPDATAARNALAEEWGELTPHREAGGTYVGTLARWDDDGFTLDVGFGETVRVPAENLGLGPGDATQIRQRFGLVQHLPLTYTIAEDEEGDEVASLAESEQDRLYEWTRGTGRLNVNSATRAEVRATVNRAGHAQDIVTVERLGLLEQSVVCKEGTDPPGLLSAVGEYLPAELLCVVP; encoded by the coding sequence ATGGTCGTTCTCGCGACGAAGCTCTACGTGGAGGGCGAGGCCCGGGAGCGAGCGCTCGACTCGCTACGCTCGCAGGTCGACAACACCATCGGCGAACTCGACGTCGAGTCCTCGCTGGGCATCCGTGACGACGACTTCCCGAGCGTCACCATCTCCGGGCCGGACGCGACGGCCGCGCGCAACGCGCTCGCCGAGGAGTGGGGCGAACTCACCCCGCACCGCGAGGCCGGCGGCACCTACGTCGGCACCCTCGCGCGCTGGGACGACGACGGGTTCACACTCGACGTCGGCTTCGGCGAGACGGTCCGCGTCCCGGCCGAGAACCTCGGACTGGGGCCGGGCGACGCCACACAGATCCGCCAGCGCTTCGGCCTCGTCCAGCACCTGCCGCTCACCTACACCATCGCAGAAGACGAGGAGGGCGACGAGGTGGCGTCACTCGCCGAAAGCGAGCAGGACCGGCTCTACGAGTGGACCCGTGGTACCGGCCGACTCAACGTCAACAGTGCTACGCGGGCGGAGGTCCGCGCCACCGTCAACCGCGCTGGCCACGCACAGGACATCGTGACCGTCGAGCGGCTGGGTCTGCTGGAGCAGTCGGTCGTCTGCAAGGAGGGGACCGACCCGCCGGGGCTGCTGTCGGCCGTCGGCGAGTACCTGCCCGCGGAGCTGCTGTGCGTCGTCCCATGA
- a CDS encoding transcription factor, producing MAFEDLLEDPVIQKYLHELVGPTGMPVAAAPPDGEVTDEELAEELGMELNDVRRALFILYENDLASYRRLRDEDSGWLTYLWTFEYENIPERLEEEMHRLLEALEEREDYERDNEFYLCEQDSIRFEFGEAMEFGFQCPNCGGELTSMSNERLVDAMEQRIAELREELHLPAPDEAEA from the coding sequence ATGGCGTTCGAGGATCTACTCGAGGACCCCGTGATACAGAAGTACCTCCACGAGCTGGTGGGGCCGACCGGCATGCCGGTGGCGGCGGCCCCCCCGGACGGGGAGGTAACGGACGAGGAACTGGCCGAGGAGCTGGGGATGGAGCTCAACGACGTGCGTCGGGCCCTGTTCATCCTCTACGAGAACGACCTCGCGAGCTACCGACGGCTCCGCGACGAGGACTCCGGGTGGCTCACCTACCTCTGGACGTTCGAGTACGAGAACATCCCCGAGCGGCTCGAAGAGGAAATGCACCGGCTGCTCGAGGCGCTGGAGGAGCGCGAGGACTACGAGCGCGACAACGAGTTCTACCTCTGCGAGCAGGACTCCATCCGGTTCGAGTTCGGCGAGGCGATGGAGTTCGGCTTCCAGTGTCCCAACTGCGGCGGCGAACTCACCTCGATGTCCAACGAGCGGCTCGTCGACGCGATGGAGCAGCGTATCGCCGAGCTCCGCGAGGAACTCCACCTGCCCGCACCCGACGAGGCCGAGGCGTAG
- a CDS encoding TIGR04206 family protein, which produces MDDASAGGPAPLTPDRGEPHGSPGRRLAAIAALAVVPWTVILIYGEVTLVFPFGFVNTNPPELIDTYTLLVVAKGGLPRNPELLPLSILFYLVALASAAAGLVGREDARFTAGILVLAGLSHLGVAYAFSHRLAYTPVPFGAVLMFGVAWWYYWPSLRALMLAPVDG; this is translated from the coding sequence ATGGACGATGCGTCCGCGGGCGGTCCCGCCCCACTGACTCCCGACCGGGGGGAGCCGCACGGTTCCCCCGGGCGCCGACTGGCCGCCATCGCGGCGCTCGCCGTCGTCCCGTGGACGGTCATCCTCATCTATGGGGAGGTGACGCTCGTGTTCCCGTTCGGCTTCGTCAACACGAACCCGCCGGAACTCATCGACACGTACACCCTCCTCGTGGTCGCGAAGGGCGGCCTGCCGCGGAATCCGGAACTGCTCCCGCTCTCCATCCTGTTCTACCTCGTCGCGCTCGCCAGCGCGGCGGCCGGACTGGTCGGCCGCGAGGACGCACGCTTCACCGCCGGAATCCTCGTTCTCGCGGGCCTCTCTCACCTCGGCGTCGCGTACGCGTTCAGCCACCGACTCGCGTACACCCCGGTCCCGTTCGGCGCGGTACTGATGTTCGGTGTCGCCTGGTGGTACTACTGGCCCAGCCTCCGGGCGCTGATGCTGGCGCCGGTGGACGGGTAA
- a CDS encoding DUF7091 family protein: MGDRRRLKRFLRSKLRSAGRQVEEARRSYESGRNQALAGLPTDEEGRAKLVCRRHAERRAVDLDEAARPVCYDPDSTDCQGCVEDIREGRIETWE; this comes from the coding sequence ATGGGCGACCGACGGCGACTGAAGCGGTTCCTCCGGTCGAAGCTCCGCTCGGCGGGCCGACAGGTCGAGGAGGCCCGGCGGTCGTACGAGAGCGGACGCAACCAGGCGCTCGCGGGCCTCCCGACCGACGAGGAGGGCCGCGCCAAGCTCGTCTGCCGCCGCCACGCCGAGCGCCGGGCTGTCGACCTCGACGAGGCCGCCCGGCCGGTCTGCTACGACCCAGACAGCACGGACTGCCAGGGCTGCGTCGAAGATATCCGGGAAGGCCGCATCGAGACGTGGGAGTAG
- a CDS encoding GNAT family N-acetyltransferase codes for MPGPVFIETERLELRTVEEGDADVVQRARMHPDIRRYIAGFRAPRSESAVAEDVPSDDGVSLFVVPKAGEHGGQPVGQVELDYVNEADGWANLSFWLFPEGWGHGYATEAAANLVAFAFRERGLRRITANALAPNDGSIAVLERLGFTHEGTQREKTMADGEYADVEFYGLLQREWPGADTVRSD; via the coding sequence ATGCCGGGGCCCGTGTTCATCGAGACGGAACGGCTCGAACTCCGGACGGTCGAGGAAGGGGACGCGGATGTGGTACAGCGCGCCCGGATGCATCCCGATATCAGGCGGTACATCGCCGGATTCCGGGCGCCCCGGAGCGAGTCGGCCGTCGCCGAGGACGTTCCGAGCGACGACGGCGTCTCGCTGTTCGTCGTTCCGAAGGCGGGTGAACACGGGGGGCAGCCGGTCGGACAGGTCGAACTCGACTACGTGAACGAGGCCGACGGCTGGGCGAACCTCAGCTTCTGGTTGTTCCCCGAGGGGTGGGGACACGGCTACGCGACGGAGGCCGCGGCGAATCTGGTCGCGTTCGCCTTCCGGGAACGGGGACTCCGCCGCATCACGGCGAACGCGCTCGCGCCGAACGACGGTTCCATCGCCGTACTGGAGCGACTGGGATTCACGCACGAGGGGACACAGCGTGAGAAGACGATGGCAGACGGCGAGTACGCCGATGTCGAGTTCTACGGGCTCCTCCAGCGCGAGTGGCCGGGAGCCGATACCGTCCGGTCGGACTGA